The Azotosporobacter soli genome includes a window with the following:
- a CDS encoding DUF5714 domain-containing protein, translated as MYEEKRRPQQNDGSGRCQICGTTLQYGSAQSPVVCRVCGLQEVANVVCTSGHYVCEGCHEQEYYSLLAGYALTLTSQDPMAIAESLLRETMLLQNGNEHYALPVVALLTALKNYGAIPLPGGEVRSIDEEDIREGIRRVRQIPPCACAYLGACGAGLGVGIVVSILFHAHCEQDIERSLTMRASQTAVAAIANSGGPACCKQSVRTAVLVGSQLLKEMLRVYLPLSRSKCFFQAANHAGCKGARCSFGR; from the coding sequence ATGTACGAAGAAAAAAGGCGGCCGCAGCAAAATGACGGAAGCGGACGCTGCCAGATCTGCGGCACGACACTGCAGTACGGCTCTGCGCAGAGTCCGGTCGTCTGCCGTGTCTGCGGCTTACAGGAAGTGGCGAATGTCGTTTGCACGTCCGGGCATTATGTTTGCGAAGGCTGCCATGAACAGGAGTACTATTCGCTTCTGGCCGGTTATGCGCTGACGCTGACAAGCCAGGACCCGATGGCGATCGCCGAAAGTCTGCTGCGCGAGACGATGTTGCTGCAAAACGGCAATGAACATTATGCGCTGCCGGTGGTGGCGTTGCTTACCGCGTTAAAAAATTACGGCGCGATTCCCTTGCCGGGCGGCGAAGTTCGTTCGATCGACGAAGAAGACATTCGCGAAGGCATTCGGCGCGTTCGCCAGATCCCGCCTTGCGCCTGCGCCTATTTAGGTGCGTGCGGCGCGGGCCTTGGCGTCGGGATCGTCGTCAGCATCCTCTTTCATGCGCATTGCGAGCAGGATATCGAACGCAGTCTGACGATGCGCGCGAGCCAGACTGCCGTCGCCGCGATCGCCAACAGCGGCGGACCGGCCTGCTGTAAGCAGAGCGTACGGACCGCGGTCCTGGTCGGCAGCCAACTGCTGAAGGAAATGCTGCGCGTCTATCTGCCGCTCAGCCGGAGCAAATGTTTTTTTCAGGCGGCGAATCACGCTGGCTGCAAAGGGGCGCGCTGCTCTTTCGGGCGCTAA
- a CDS encoding GerMN domain-containing protein, with protein MSRIVFLLLFLLAPLLFSGCSQVEPTAQETSTPSSTVAAVPTATDAASLAPASPSAIPGKSVMHLTVYQAARDGFYLIPEVRTSARNDIPAQTALELLASGPKDSQLVPVMPVGVKLRSLAIKDHIAYANFNDKLVTNNSGGSSQEILLVAAIVNTLTEFPSIEQVQILIEGQARATLAGHVDISVPLSRSESIIRQP; from the coding sequence ATGTCTCGCATTGTGTTCCTGCTCTTATTTTTACTCGCACCGCTCCTCTTCTCCGGCTGCAGCCAGGTCGAGCCGACAGCGCAGGAGACTTCTACGCCTTCAAGCACAGTCGCTGCCGTGCCGACGGCAACGGACGCCGCTTCGCTTGCGCCGGCCTCGCCCAGCGCGATTCCCGGCAAAAGCGTCATGCACCTAACGGTTTATCAGGCGGCCCGCGATGGCTTTTACCTGATCCCGGAGGTCCGCACCTCTGCCAGAAACGACATTCCGGCTCAGACGGCGCTGGAGCTGTTGGCAAGTGGTCCGAAGGATTCCCAACTGGTTCCGGTGATGCCGGTCGGCGTCAAGCTCCGCAGCCTGGCGATCAAGGATCATATCGCGTACGCCAATTTCAACGATAAGCTAGTCACAAACAATTCCGGCGGCTCCAGTCAGGAAATCCTGCTCGTGGCTGCGATCGTGAACACGCTGACCGAGTTCCCCAGCATCGAGCAGGTGCAGATCCTGATCGAAGGCCAAGCGCGCGCGACGCTAGCCGGACACGTCGACATCAGCGTGCCCCTCTCCCGTTCGGAAAGCATCATCCGTCAGCCGTAA
- a CDS encoding N-acetylmuramoyl-L-alanine amidase translates to MFFRITVFLLLVLSAPLGFSSLLPLCSAAPAQLTANRFAIHTDAVSGDKKLRIVLDLTAPLEATANLSGQTLSIDLPGASLSLANRQGPLDGRIALKQTLSTTPTGSRLTITLPEAIESGDFNLFTLPANAAAGKPFRVVLDINEPAQPARSYQFTPGLKGKVIVLDPGHGGSDPGAIGPAAQVMEKDVTLAISLKVKDLLTKAGSNVILTRSDDRDVFGPNASGADELGARAAIGNRNNADVFIDIHANSFRDPSVGGTATYYYGSSSYSRLLAQSVQSAVTASDGLSDRGVYTANFYVLRRTLMPAVLLETAFLTNPSEEALLNNPQFQQKVAQGIVNGITNFFSQAATTGR, encoded by the coding sequence TTGTTCTTTCGAATCACTGTCTTTCTTTTACTTGTTCTTAGCGCGCCGCTTGGCTTTTCGTCCTTGCTGCCGCTTTGCTCCGCCGCGCCGGCGCAACTGACCGCCAACCGCTTCGCGATTCACACGGACGCGGTCAGCGGCGATAAGAAGCTGCGCATCGTCTTGGATCTTACGGCGCCGCTCGAGGCGACCGCAAATCTGAGCGGCCAAACGCTGAGCATCGATCTGCCAGGCGCGTCGCTTTCGCTTGCGAACCGGCAAGGCCCGCTCGACGGCCGAATCGCGCTTAAGCAGACGCTGTCTACAACGCCCACCGGTTCTCGCCTGACGATTACACTGCCGGAGGCGATCGAAAGCGGCGATTTCAATCTCTTCACGCTCCCGGCAAACGCGGCGGCGGGCAAGCCGTTCCGCGTCGTTCTTGACATCAACGAACCGGCACAGCCGGCGCGCAGTTATCAGTTCACGCCGGGACTAAAGGGCAAGGTGATCGTGCTCGATCCCGGACACGGCGGCAGCGATCCCGGTGCGATCGGCCCGGCGGCGCAGGTCATGGAAAAGGACGTGACGCTTGCCATTTCGCTGAAAGTGAAGGATCTGCTGACCAAAGCGGGCTCTAACGTCATCCTGACGCGCAGCGACGACCGCGACGTATTCGGCCCGAATGCGAGCGGCGCCGACGAGCTGGGCGCACGCGCCGCAATCGGCAACCGCAACAATGCGGATGTTTTCATCGATATTCACGCGAATTCGTTCCGCGACCCTTCGGTCGGCGGAACGGCGACGTATTATTATGGTTCTTCGTCTTATTCGCGCCTCTTGGCACAAAGCGTGCAAAGCGCCGTGACGGCTTCGGACGGCTTGAGCGACCGCGGCGTCTATACCGCTAATTTCTATGTCCTGCGCCGCACGCTGATGCCTGCCGTATTGCTCGAAACCGCTTTTCTGACCAATCCATCCGAGGAAGCGTTGTTGAACAACCCGCAATTCCAACAGAAAGTCGCGCAGGGAATCGTCAACGGCATCACGAATTTCTTCAGTCAAGCCGCAACAACGGGGAGGTAG